AGCTCTCTCGATGACTCGATCTCTTTAATCTGCAGCccactttattattatttccatTTTTGGAAATTAAGTTATTGGTATCATTGAATTTTTGCAATTGACAACCTGCAAAGAGAAATTTCATTGTTGTTGACAAGATTGATAATCTGACAttttgtatgtttttgaagatgattgagtCTGGTATAAACCAAAGGTATGACCTTTCATTTGTTAATGGAGATGCATGTTGTGGGAGGAGAAGAGGATTAGAATTGCGTATGCAAATTAGAATCGCGGATAGAGGGTCGACTTTAATCTGATTTATTCAGATGAAGAAACCGTTAATTCTATTATAACCCAGGATGATTTTTGCAttcttgtttgatttttcaatttaattttgCATTCCATTATGGCTGAAATCGAAGAATTGGGGCTTAAAACCCAGAAATTGATTCAATTAAGGCTGCAAAGAAAGCAATGAAagataaggagagagaaaggaacaGAAGAGAGAAAAGGAGCCGCCCCCACCGCCGCAACCCTTTCCCTCATCTGTTACTTCCGCCGCAACCTCCGCCGTTACAGTATCATCATCACCATTCGCCATCGTCTTAATCTTTCCCTTCTTCATCAAACTTCAATTCATGTTCACGATTTCAATTCACTCGAAAATCTGGGTTCgaatatttgggggtttgagtTAGCAATTGATATTTGATGAAGATGGTTTGAAGAAAGGAAAAATTGTGGTTGGTTTCACCATTTTGATACCCAGAAAAAAAGGGACTTGAGATTGAGAGGAGAGTGAGAGAAGAGAGGGGATTTAGAGTTAATTAGGGTTCATTAGGTGTTATCTAGGATTATTTAGGCTAATTAGTATTTAATTAGGATTAGTCGGATAAATTAAGAGTTAATGTTAACGGAgttagacttccgttaagtctaggggcatttggtgcatttaagtttaaataggggtatattatgtgatttgaaacgcgcaggtgtatttggtgcgttttgtgaaacctcaggggtattttatgaaaaaaccgtttttttaaaaaaagttgggAAATAATTGAGATTGATTTGTCCAAAATATCCAAAATTGTTTTGTGGTTTGTTAAGGCAAGTCATGTGCTCTTTGGTTTGAAAGTGACAAAAAGTTTAAACTTGTCAAATATTAGTATGTTACCATCATACAATAATTTCTCTAACTTTCAAACTTTCTTTCTAAGCTCCCCTATCAATTGCTCTTTCTAAGAAGTTACTACGTATATTTCAATAAGATATATGGaggattatttgttattttttatgCATAAAAGGAGATATTATAAAGAATTTGTAGTGCTACTAGTTGATCGTATAAAGAATTTACGAGAATCAAATCCAAACCGTTTGTCCTTATTAATTTGTATTACATCGGTTTTAAAAACATCTTTACGCTTTTTATTTTATCTGTTGAGCCATGTCTACATAATAGAATGAGATCcattcaacttttttttttcatttatccgaatttattataaattaatttatttgtaAATTGATCTCAAGTAATCCCTATCTAAATACAAACTCTTATCTAAATTTATACAGAGTTAACAAGCGCAATTTagattatacacccgggtgcacagtgcTTATTGTGCACCCTAAATAACTTTTGTTGAATATCTAACGAACATAAAGAATGATACAAATGAAATATTTgcactatatgttctttggatttgaactatatgttcatttagtATATGTTTTATGGATATGGACGATATATTCTTtgcatttgaactatatgttcttttaaaaataggatgcacagtgagcattgtgcacccatgtgtataaaccatattttggTTAAAAAGTTAATGAATGCTCCGAATTAGAATAAGTGTTAAAATAAGGTAAATAGAACGTGACCAAATACTAGCTACGGCCTACGGGTATTAAACTGTgctaaagatggctgtgggtCGGGCAGGCCCGAtgcccgacccgacccggcacgagcacgaaaaaagcacggtCCGGTACGGGCACAAATTCGTGGGTCGTGGGCCTTAAATTTTTGGATAAAGCACGACAACACAACGCACACTAAATATAGTtaaattagccttaggcacgacgggCTGGCCCGACCCGGCGCGAAAGCCTGTGGACTTGGACCCCATTTTAACTTTTCGGCCAGACCCGACACGAAACAATGTGGGCCTGATGTGGACCCGACACGGCTAGCTCCATGGCCCGTGGCGGCCCAAAGCCCGGCCCGGCCACGGCCATCTTTAAACGGTGCTACTTCGAAAAGAACAATTAATTTCGGTGACTGGAATAAAATAAACATTATTGATTTAGGGTGGCAACAAACGATTAGACAATAGCACCTTCCactccaaaggaaacaaaacaAATCCAGCATTGcagctcatcatcatcatcttcttccataAGCAGTCTCATGCAGCAATTATTATGTCCCACTCAAATTATGCTTTCTGTCCATTTTACTAATtacaatattaattaatatccCTTCTCACTAATTTCAGATCTCTTCTTTTCTTTGACTACCCCCCCCCACCATCCAAATGACGATTTTGccctcctctctttctctctctcttctcccaATAATCATTCTCACTATTGTGGTTCAAAAGAGAATCACAAAATTCCCATTGGATTTGATTTCTCACTTTAAAGTTTAAAACAAAAGTTAGAAAAACAACATCCTTAAAAAGTTGAAATAGAAAACATTGTTTTATGATGGAGTACCTTTCAAAACAACATCACCCGAGTTCTGATTTAAATTTATGGAGAGACGCTTTAGAGTTGAACTTAATTCATCTTATTTGTAATAATCCGACATATTTGTTGTATTATGCAATATTTAATCTCCTTTTTAATATTAGTACATATAATTGATATTAACACGATGATAAATATGAACACTATTCAATTGTACAATAAGCCACATACTTATTCCCTCCGTATtataaaaagagatacactttcatTACACGACCGTATTTTAAAAAAGATACACTTTTACTTTTTGACATGTCTTGATCTCCATttcaaattttattaatatttatctaTTTCTTGTAGTCTctacacttactcacatcatctttttactataataaaataattcacccactaccactttcatcttattttaataaattcaactcactcttCTTAAACTACATGCCGGtcaatttcattttattttaataaattcaactaacTTTCCTAAAACCCGTACCGATTAAAGTGAATATCTTCCTAAAGAGTACATAAAATATGATTCGAGTCTGATCTGAATAAATCGAGAGACACTTCACACTTAAACTTAATACATCTCGACTCGTAGAAATCCAACCCATTTATCGTATTATGCAATATCTAATCTCCTTTTTATATTAGTACATACAATTAACATTAACACGAAATTAAACACGAAAACGACTCAGTTATACAGTAATACAATGTACATGGAGTATGATTTACCTAAAACTTTCATGTAGGAGTTGaacctttctctctctaaatccGCCTTTAGTTGCCAATATCACCCTTCGTGATCCACGGTTCACACACACTCCCCCTCttaccttcttcttcttcttcttcttcttcttcttcttcttcttcttcttcttctttttcttctgtgCTGCTCATTATgagctttctctctctaagctCACGCAAACTACACATGGGTTTTGCCTCTTGGGAGCTTCTAAAATGAGGGCAGCCAGGGAAGTTCACTGGAATATGAAGAAATTTGCTTTAGTTCTTACgctatttctctctctaaaaacagTAGTTTTCAGTGTTACAGATCCTGGTGACCTTGCAATTCTGAATGACTTCAGAAAAAACCTGGAAAATCCTGAGCTTCTAAAATGGCCTAGTGAAGGAGATGATGATCCATGTGGAAATAAGTGGGAGTTTGTGTATTGTGCAGATGGAAGAGTTACCCAAATTCAAGCTAAAAGTCTAGGGTTAAAGGGTACTTTGCCTAAAGATTTCAACAATTTGGAAATGCTCTCAAATTTGGGTCTTCAGCACAATGAATTGACTGGTATGATACCTTCTTTTAATGGGTTAAAAGAGTTGAAGTTTGCATTCttagattttaataattttactgCAATTCCTGCTGATTTCTTTGTTGGGTTAGTTAATTTACAAGTAATGGCATTGGATCATAACCCTAATTTGAATGCTACTACTGGCTGGTCTCTCCCTATTGGGTTGCAAGATTCAGCTCAGTTGGCTACTTTGTCATTGGTGTCTACTAATTTGGTTGGTCCATTGCCTGATTATTTGGGGGGGTTTGGGTCATTGACCGAGCTTCGATTGTCATCGAATCGAATCTCCGGTGGGATTCCGGCGAGTTTAAATGGGTCGAATTTGCAAACACTTTGGTTGAATGGAcaaggtggtggtgggatgAGTGGTACTCTTGATTTGATTGTGACAATGGAGTCATTAACTACTGCTTGGCTTCATGGGAATCAGTTTAGTGGGGTAATTCCTTCCAACATTGGGAATTTGGCTAGTTTGAAGAAACTAAATCTTAACTCAAATCAACTTGTTGGGTTGATTCCGGCTAGCTTGGCTGATATGGAATTGGATCAATTGGATTTGAACAATAATCATTTCATGGGTCCGATTCCTGAGTTTAAGACTAAGAATGTTACATATGAGTCGAATTACTTTTGTCAAAAAACTCAAGGAGATCTTTGTGCTCCAGAAGTCATGGCACTTATCGATTTCTTGGGTGGGTTAGAATATCCATCGATCCTTAGTGCTTCGTGGTCAACTAATAATCCATGTGTTGGATGGTTGGGAGTGATTTGCAATGACAATAAACAAGTTAGTGTCATTAATTTGCCTAATCGCGGCCTTAATGGTACACTAAGCTCCTCTCTTGGGATGCTCAAATCCCTTGAAAAAATTATACTCAATCACAACAGTATCACTGGTCAAGTTCCCTTGAACTGGACCGATGTGAATTCCCTCACAACCGTAGATTTGAGTCACAACAATCTTTCCCCTCCATGGCCGAAATTCAGCAAAAACGTCAAACTTGTTATTGATGGAAATTCTCCTCTTATTTCCCCCCCTCCATCACAAACTTCAGCACCAAATGGTCAATCTTCAGCACCAAAAAATGGTCCATCTTCAGCACCAAAAAATGGTCAATCTTCACCCTCAAAGAACTCCGGTCCTTCTCAAACATCAGAAACTAGAAGCCCTGATGCCCCTAAAAGATCTAAACTGGTTGCTATTGTAGCTCCTGCTGCAAGTTTTGCTGCCCTTTTATTACTGGTGGTTCCTTTGTCAATTTATTACTGTAAAAGGAAGAAACATATCCACCAAGACCCAAGCTCCTTTGTGATTTACCCAAGAGAAGCATCAGATTCAGATAACGCCGTTAAAATTGTTGTTGCTAATAACACCAATGGCAATACATCAATTGGAAGCGGTTCTGCTAGTAGGAATAGCAGCGGAACGGGTGAGTCCCATGTCATTGAAGCTGGAAATTTGGTGATATCAGTTCAAGTTCTCAGAAATGTGACCAAAAACTTTGCCCCTGAGAATGAGCTTGGCCGTGGTGGGTTTGGAGTTGTTTACCAGGGGGAATTGGAGGATGGAACTAAAATAGCAGTGAAGAGAATGGAAGCGGGTGTGATTAACAACAAAGCGTCAGATGAATTCCAATCTGAAATAGCAGTCTTGTCTAAAGTCCGTCATCGACATTTGGTATCTCTTCTGGGATACTCAGTTGAAGGGAATGAGAGAATATTGGTGTATGAGTATATGCCTCAAGGGGCACTTAGCAGGCATCTCTTCCACTGGAAGACTTTCAATCTGGAGCCTCTTTCGTGGAAAAGGAGGTTAAATATTGCTTTGGATGTGGCACGAGCAGTGGAATATCTTCACAGCTTGGCACATCAGAGTTTCATACACAGAGACCTCAAACCTTCCAATATTTTGCTTGGTGATGATTTCAGAGCAAAAGTTGCAGATTTTGGGCTGGTAAAACTTGCTCCTGACCAAGGGCAACAATCTGTGGTCACGAGGCTGGCTGGAACATTTGGATACATGGCACCCGAATATGCTGGTAAGCAATCATTGTTGAACTTAATTGTTTGCGTAAAGCTTGATGGATTTAGTTGTAACATacaattttttaaaaacttAAACAGAAATTATCTTTCCAATCGAACTTCTTGTTTCTTCCAAGTTGCCATTTCCAGAGAATAATGGAATGGAATATTGACTTATCTAGTTAAGCAGAGAAATTTGCTAGATGGGAGAATATTTGTTGTGCTTTAAAAGTTAAACCCCTGTGGCATAGTATCTTTTGGCTATAACATTTGGCTTGTGAATTATGGATGGATAACTGATAATATGTCATTATCAAATGGAATGTTCCCCTTATCCCTAAAAAAGCATAGAAATATAGGAAACAAaatatgctttttttttttttcttcagtgCAATAGATGTCATATACTCATATAGTCATATATGGACTTGGAGCTTTCTCTTCTTTCATATGGTTTTCTTTTCGAAGAAGTTGTTTACAGTCACTTTTCTGGAAGTTTCTTCGTTGTGACATCAAAGCTGATTTTTTTGAATGACGGAAGCCAGTATACCTATAATCAGACTATAGACTAGAACACTCAATTTTAGCTTGTCTGGCTACCTTTAAATTCTGTTACAGCATTGATTGACCCCTATGTTTACTTGATTCAGTCACAGGCAAAATCACAACGAAAACAGATGTTTTCAGCTTTGGTGTGGTGTTAATGGAGTTATTAATGGGAGTTACGGCACTGGATGACCACAGACCTGAGGAACAGCAGTACTTGGCAGCATGGTTCTGGCGGATAAAATCAGATAGAGAAAAGCTATTGGCAGCCATCGATCCAGTTCTTGATATTAAAGGAGAAACAGTTGAAAGTATCATAGCAATCGCGGAGTTAGCAGGCCACTGCACAGCCAGAGAGCCCAATCAACGGCCCGATATGGGCCATGCTGTCAATGTACTGGCCCCACTAGTCGAGATTTGGAAGCCATGGGATGATGATACTGAAGATTACTCTGGAATTGATTATAATCTTCCCTTAACTCAAATGGTGAAGGGATGGCAGGAGGCTGAAGGGAAAGACATGAGTTATACAGATCTTGAAGATAGCAAAGGTAGTATCCCTGCTAGGCCTACTGGGTTTGCTGAGTCCTTTACCTCTGCTGATGGTCGATAGAGAGAGCATTTTGTTGATATTTTGTATTTATATTTTTGTAGATAAAGTTTGTTGTTTTCAACTTCCCTTAATGATCTTTTAGCATCACTTGTGTTCATATCATTTTATGAATTAATGTTGTTGTACTTGGTATTTGATGTTTGAAGTTGGTAAAAGTGTAAAACTCAAACTGTACAATAGATCTCCCATTCTGGGTTCAAgttttttacttatttttttacGCAAAAATTTTGTAGTCAGTATTATGTGATGGCAGTCTCCTCTCTTATGGGAAGTAGTCTGTACTCTTTATGCTT
This Spinacia oleracea cultivar Varoflay chromosome 6, BTI_SOV_V1, whole genome shotgun sequence DNA region includes the following protein-coding sequences:
- the LOC110794766 gene encoding receptor protein kinase TMK1; its protein translation is MRAAREVHWNMKKFALVLTLFLSLKTVVFSVTDPGDLAILNDFRKNLENPELLKWPSEGDDDPCGNKWEFVYCADGRVTQIQAKSLGLKGTLPKDFNNLEMLSNLGLQHNELTGMIPSFNGLKELKFAFLDFNNFTAIPADFFVGLVNLQVMALDHNPNLNATTGWSLPIGLQDSAQLATLSLVSTNLVGPLPDYLGGFGSLTELRLSSNRISGGIPASLNGSNLQTLWLNGQGGGGMSGTLDLIVTMESLTTAWLHGNQFSGVIPSNIGNLASLKKLNLNSNQLVGLIPASLADMELDQLDLNNNHFMGPIPEFKTKNVTYESNYFCQKTQGDLCAPEVMALIDFLGGLEYPSILSASWSTNNPCVGWLGVICNDNKQVSVINLPNRGLNGTLSSSLGMLKSLEKIILNHNSITGQVPLNWTDVNSLTTVDLSHNNLSPPWPKFSKNVKLVIDGNSPLISPPPSQTSAPNGQSSAPKNGPSSAPKNGQSSPSKNSGPSQTSETRSPDAPKRSKLVAIVAPAASFAALLLLVVPLSIYYCKRKKHIHQDPSSFVIYPREASDSDNAVKIVVANNTNGNTSIGSGSASRNSSGTGESHVIEAGNLVISVQVLRNVTKNFAPENELGRGGFGVVYQGELEDGTKIAVKRMEAGVINNKASDEFQSEIAVLSKVRHRHLVSLLGYSVEGNERILVYEYMPQGALSRHLFHWKTFNLEPLSWKRRLNIALDVARAVEYLHSLAHQSFIHRDLKPSNILLGDDFRAKVADFGLVKLAPDQGQQSVVTRLAGTFGYMAPEYAVTGKITTKTDVFSFGVVLMELLMGVTALDDHRPEEQQYLAAWFWRIKSDREKLLAAIDPVLDIKGETVESIIAIAELAGHCTAREPNQRPDMGHAVNVLAPLVEIWKPWDDDTEDYSGIDYNLPLTQMVKGWQEAEGKDMSYTDLEDSKGSIPARPTGFAESFTSADGR